The DNA window TTGTACGGGGCCATCGGCGGGCGCTTCACCACCCGGCCGCAGATCCGGGCCATGTCGGCGGTGGAGAGGGTCTCCTTCTCGATCAGCTCCAGGACGATGTTGTCCAGGACGTCCCGGTACTCGACCAGGATCTCCCAGGCCTCGTCGTGGGCCAGCTCGATCAGCGCCCGCATCTCGGCGTCGATCTCGGCGGCCACCGCGTCGGAGTAGTCCCGCTCGTGGCCCATGTTGCGGCCGAGGAACGGCTCGTCGCCGCTGGTGCCGTACTTGATCGCGCCCAGCTTGGAGCTCATGCCGTACTGGGTGATCATCGCGCGGGCCAGCTGGGTGGCCTTCTCGATGTCGTTGCCGGCGCCGGTGGTCGGCTCGTGGAACACGAGCTCCTCGGCGGCCCGCCCGCCCAGCGCGTACGCCAGGGTGTCGACCATCTCCGCGCGGGTCTGGGTGTACTTGTCCTCCGTCGGCAGGACCAGGGTGTGGCCCAGCGAACGGCCGCGGGACAGGATGGTCACCTTGTGCACCGGCGCGGCGTGCGGCAGCGCCCAGGCGACCAGCGCGTGCCCACCCTCGTGGTACGCCGTGATCTTCTTCTCCTGGTCGCTCATCACCCGGGTCCGGCGCTGCGGACCGGCGATCACCCGGTCGATCGACTCCTCCAGGGAGTCGTTGGTGATCGCCCGCTGGTCCTTGCGGGCGGTGAGCAGCGCGGCCTCGTTGATCACGTTGGCCAGGTCGGCGCCGCTGAAGCCCGGGGTGCGCCGGGCCACGGAGTCGAGGTCGACGTCGGGGGTGAACGGCTTGCCCTTGGCGTGCACCCGCAGGATGGCCTTGCGGCCCTCCATGTCGGGGGCGTCCACCGGGATCTGCCGGTCGAACCGGCCCGGGCGCAGCAGCGCCGGGTCGAGGATGTCCGGCCGGTTGGTGGCGGCGATCAGGATGACGCCGCCCTTGGTGTCGAAGCCGTCCATCTCGACGAGCAGCTGGTTGAGCGTCTGCTCGCGCTCGTCGTGACCGCCGCCCATGCCGGCGCCGCGGTGGCGGCCGACGGCGTCGATCTCGTCGACGAAGACGATCGCCGGGGCGTTCGACTTGGCCTGCTCGAAGAGGTCCCGGACCCGGCTGGCGCCGACGCCGACGAACATCTCGACGAAGTCCGAGCCGGAGATCGAGTAGAACGGCACCCCGGCCTCGCCGGCGACGGCGCGGGCGAGCAGGGTCTTGCCCGTTCCGGGCGGGCCGAACAGCAGCACGCCCTTCGGGATCTTGGCGCCCAGGGCCTGGTACTTCGCCGGGTTCTGCAGGAAGTCCTTGATCTCCTGCAACTCCTCGACGGCCTCGTCGGCGCCCGCGACGTCCGCGAAGGTGGTCTTCGGCGTGTCCTTGGTGATCATCTTGGCCTTGGACTTGCCGAAGTTGAGCACCCGGGAGCCGCCGCCCTGCATCTGCGACATGAAGAACAGCAGCAGCAGCACGAGCAGCGCGATGGGCAGCAGGTTGACCAGCAGGCTCACCCAGACGCTGTCGCTCGACACCTTGGTGTCGGCCGGTCCGGTGACCCGGTTGGCCGCCTTGGCCTGCAGGACCTCGTTCCAGATCTGCTCGCCGGCCTGGTACGGGAACTGCGCCTCGATCCGGTCGGTCGTGGTGTCGTCGAACTTGGTCTTGCTTTCCAGGTCGAGCTGGAGCGTCTGCTCCTTGTCCTGGTAGACCGCCTTCTTGATCTTTGCGGTGTGCAGCTGGTCGAGCGCAACGGACGTGTCCACCCGGTGGTAGCTGGGACCAGCGGTGAACAGTTGACTGAGCACAACGGCGCCGAGGATGACCAGGATGATCCAGACCACCGGTCGGCGGAAGAAACGCGTACGTTCCATACTGTCGTCGGGCGAAGAACGCCCGCATCCTCCTGATCGACGTCCTGACCGTCTTCATTGGCTGTCGCCGCCGTGGCGGCGGCCGGAGCCGCCGTGCGGGCCGGCCTCGACCCCGGGCGCGTCACTGCCGCGCCACGGTCATTCGACGGTACACCGTGTGCGCGAGATGTGAGCTTGCGAGCCCAGCAGTTACGCGCACGGCGAACCGGGACGGCCGGCGTGCCGGGAGCTCCGCACCCGACCATCCGACCGCCCGGTCACGCGGTTCGAGGGGTCGGGCGTGGAGAGAGCCTCCACGGCACCAGCCCCTACGGTAGTCCGGTTCGCTGAGAGCGCGCTGAACGTCCGCTTGACGAGAGCCGGCGCGAGCCGCGTCCAGCCTGCTCGCGGCCGCACCGGCCGGGGTCACGGACGCGCCGGTCGCGCTCACGGCCGTGTCGTCCGGCTCACGCGCGTGCGTAGACCTCGGGCTTGAGCACGCCCACGTAGGGCAGCTCGCGGTAGCGCTCGCCGAAGTCGAGGCCGTAACCGACGACGAACTCGGTCGGGATGTCGAACCCGACGTACTTCACCGGCACCTGCACCTTGACCGCGTCCGGCTTGCGGAACAGGGCGACGACCTCGACGCTGGCGGCCGACCGGGACTCCAGGTAGCGCAGCAGCCAGGACAGGGTCAGCCCGGAGTCGACGATGTCCTCGACGACCACCACGTGCCGGCCGGCGATGTCCCGGTCCAGGTCCTTGAGGATCCGCACCACGCCCGAGGAGGTGGTGCCCTGACCGTACGAGGAGACGGCCATGAACTCCAGCTCGGCGGGCGGGCCCTGCCGCCCGAGCGCCCGCGCGAAGTCGGCCATGAACATGACCGCGCCCTTGAGCACGCAGACGAGCAGGAGGCCGTCCTCGACGTGCGCATAGTCCGCCGAGATCTGCTTGGCCAGCTCCGCGGTCTTCTCGCGGATCTGCGCCTCCGAAATGATCACGTGGTCGATGTCGGCGTCGTACCAGGAGCCGTCAGCCATGGCTCCTAGCCTGCCGTACGCCGGATGCCCCCTGTCGGCGGGGCCGCCCCTTTCGGCGCGTCCCCGCCCCGGATTTTTCAGCACGAACGGCGTGAATCGGGTCAGCAGGTGCGGGACCGCCATCGCCGACCCTCCTCGGTGGGTTTCCAGTCCGCCGAGTCCCTGGTGTCGGCGGCGAGGCCGGCCGCCGAGGCGGCGGCGAGAAGAAGCAGGAAGAGCAGGAGCAGCAGGAGTTCCATGGCGGCGCTCGCTTTCGCGTTGTTTTCTACGGTTTTCGCCGCCGGTGCGCACCGGACTGCACCCAGTCTGCGCGGCATCCTGACCGCCGGACAGTGGCAGCAATGCCAGAGGGCATCGATTTTCTGCCAGTCGTCGGGTTACCCTCGTCACATGCTGCGCTCGGTCGCCGTCCTCGCCCTGGACCAGGTCGCCGCGTTCGAGCTGGGGGTGCTCGCCGAGGTCTTCGGCACCGACCGCACGGCCGACGGCTTCCCCGGCTACCGGTTCGACGTCTGCACCGTCGACGGCGGCCCGGTGCGGACCAACTCCGGGTTCCACCTCACCCCGCACTCCGACCTCGGGCCGATCGAGGACGCCGACCTGGTGGCCGTACCCGCCCACGGGAGCAACGATGCCGCCACGCCACCGCCGGTCCTGGACGCGCTGCGCCGGGCCGCCGCCCGGGGCGCGTACGTGATGAGCGTCTGCTCCGGCGCGTTCGTGCTCGGCGAGGCCGGCCTGCTCGACGACCGGGAGTGCACCACCCACTGGCGGCACGTCGACGAACTGCAGCGCCGCACCCCCCGGGCGCGGGTGTGCTGCAACTCACTCTACGTGGCCGACGGCCGGCTGCTCACCAGCGCGGGCACGGCGGCCGGCATCGACGCCTGCCTGCACCTGGTACGCCAGGAGCACGGCTCGGCCACCGCGACCCGGCTGGCCCGCCGGATGGTCGTCCCGCCGCACCGTGACGGCGGCCAGTCCCAGTACGTCGAGGCGCCCATCCCGAAGGCCCCCGAGGCGCCGACACTGGAGCCGGTGCTCGCCTGGCTGATGGGGCGGCTGGACCGGCCGGTGACCGTGGACGAGCTGGCCGCCCGGGCGGGAATGTCGCCGCGCACCTTCGCCCGCCGGTTCCGCGCCGAGACGGGGACCACCCCGCACGACTGGCTGACCAACCAGCGGGTCCTGCTGGCCCGGCGGCTGCTGGAGGAGACCGGGCTGAGCGTGGAGAGCGTCGCCGGCCGGGCCGGCTTCGGCGACGCGGCGGCGCTGCGGCACCACTTCACCCGCCGGGTCGGCACCACCCCGAACGCCTACCGGACCACCTTCCGCGACCGCGTCGGCGCCCACTGAAAGCCTCGACCCGACCCGGCAGCTCGGGTCAGCAGCCGACGGCGGCGCCGTCCACCCGGGGCTCGGTGCCTGCCACGTAGCCGCCCGCCGGCGACCGCCACACCGCCTGCCCGTACCCGAAGACCGAGGGCTCGTCGGCGACGGTGACCTCGTGCCCCCGGGCGCGCAGCCCCGCGACCAGCCCGGGCTCGGCCGCCAGCTCCGGCTCGACGAGCAGCGACCGGCCGGCGTGCCAGAACCAGCGCGGGGCGGCCAGCGCGGCCTGCGGATCAAGCCCGCCGTCGAGGGTCGCCGAGACGAGCTGGACGTGCCCCTGCGGCTGCATGTGCCCGCCCATCACCCCGAACGGGCCGACGGGCTCGCCGTCGCGCGTCAGGAAGCCGGGGATGATCGTGTGGTACCGCGAGCGCGGCCAGGCCGGCCGCGGCGGCCAGGGGGTGGCTCGTGGCCACCGCGCCGTTCGGGGCGTGGAGCGGCTGTCGGGGGTGCGCCATCCGCCATGTCTACCGCGCGGCACACCGGGAGGGGAGCCCGCGCCGGCACGAACCCCGCGATGTCGGCGACGTGGCGGGGTTCCAGCCCCGGCGACGCCACCATGTCGGCGACGTGGCGGCATTCCAACCCCGGCGGGGCGCTACCGCCCGTCGTCGGCGACCAGCCGGCCGGCGCGGCGGGCCACCTGGATCCCGCCGGGGAGGTGGGCGGCCCCCTGCCCGCGCCAGTCGGTGACCAGGGCGTCGAGGGCGACGACGTGCCGGTGCGACAGTGCGGCGGGCGACGCGCCGAGTTCCCGGGCCCAGGCGTGCAGCACCCGGGACCGGACCGCCGGCGCCAACCCGGCCAGCGCCACGACCGAGAGCCCGCCCCCGTGGGCTCGCACCCCTGCCGGCAGGCCGCTGCCGGCCAGCGGCGCCGACGCCGGACGGACCAGTCTCCCGAGGGCGTCCGACGGTGGGACGGGCACCGCATCGCGTCCGCCGTCGCCGCCCGAGCCGTCGATCACCTCGTCACCAGCCAGGGCGGCCAGATTCCCGAGGGCATCCGACGGCGGGACCGGTGCCGCGTCACCCGCCAGGGCGGCGGCGGCCAGATCGTCGAGGGCGGCGGCATCGGCGGCCACCAGCCGGGCGGTGCGCGCCAGGTTGTCCACCACCCCGGGGCCGAGCGCCCGGACCAGCGCGGGCAGCGCTTCGGCGCGGACCCGGGCGCGGGCGTACGAGGGGTCGGTGTTGTGCGGGTCCTCCCACGGCGTCAGCCCGAGCGCCGCACACGCCTTGCGGGTCTGCTCCCGGCCGACGTCGAGCAGGGGGCGCAGCAGCGGCACCCCGGCCAGGTCCCGCCGGGGCGGCATCCCGGCCAGCCCGCGCGGGCCGGCGCCCCGGGCGAGCGCGAGCAGCACCGTCTCCGCCTGGTCGTCCCGGGTGTGCCCGGTGAGCAGCGCGGCGGCCCCGTGCCGCCGGGCCGCCTCGGCCAGCGCCTGGTAGCGAGCCTGGCGGGCGGCCGCCTCCGGGCCGCCCGGGCGGCCGGCGACCTCGACGCGTACCGCCTCGACCGGCGCGAACCCGGTCGCCGCGGCCCAGGCCGCGACATCGGCGGCCCGCCGGTCCGAGCCGGCCTGGAGGCCGTGGTCGACGGTGACCAGGCCCGCCCGGCGGCCGAGCCGGGGCGCGACGAACGCGGTGGCGGCGGCCAGGGCGAGCGAGTCGGCCCCGCCCGAGCAGGCGACGAGCACCGGGCCGTCCCCGGTCAGCCCGGTCAGCGCCCGGCGGACGGCGGCCCGCAGCGCGGCGACCGGCGGGGCGAGCGCGGCCATCGGCGTACGGTCAGCCGACGGTCGGGGTGGCGCCGGTGGGCCCGTGCACCCGGGCCACCCAGGCGTCCGGGTCGCCCAACTCCTCCAGCCGGGGCAGGGTGAGCGGCGAGCCGAAGATCTTGTTGAAGCCGTCCATGCCGACCCGCTCGACGACGCCGTGGACGAACTTGCGGCCCTCGGCGTACTGGCGCATCTTGACCTCGATGCCGAGCAACCGGCGGACCGCCTTCTCGAGCGGGTTGCCCGCCTCCCGGCGCCGGTTGAACGCGGCCCGGATGCGCTCGACGCTCGGGATCACCTGCGGCCCGACGCCGTCCATCACGAACTCGGCGTGCCCCTCCAGCAGCGTCATCAGCGCGGTGAGCCGATCCAGCACGGCCCGCTGGGCGGGGGTCTGCACGAGATCCAGCACGCTGGTCCGGCTCTCCGGATCCCGGATGGCGTCCGAGAGGGTGCCGACGCCCCGGCGCAGCCGCTCCAGCAGGTGCTCGCCGCCCTGCGAGGCGTCCACGAACGCCTGCACCTCGCCGAGGAAGTACGCCCGCACCCAGGGCACGGCGGTGAACTGCGTCCGGTGGGTCACCTCGTGCAGGCAGACCCAGAGCCGGAAGTCGCGCGGGTCGGCCTCCAGCTTCCGCTCGACCTCGACGATGTTCGGGGCGACCAGCAGCAGCTGGCCCGGGTCACCGGAGAAGACCTCGTACTGGCCGAGGACCCGGCCGGAGAGGTACGCCAGCACGGTGCCCGCCTGCGCCCCGGTCAGCCGGGAGCCGATCGCCTCGGTGAGCGGGCCGGGCCGCTTGTCGCCGGAGAGCCGGCTGACCAGCGGGCCGATGACCTCGCGCAGGCCGGCGATGTTGGCCGCCGCCCAGTCCCGCCGGTCCACCACCCGCACGGGCGGGTGCGCGACCTGGGAACGCAGCCCCGTGTAGTCGGCCACGTGCCCGGCCGCCTCGTCGGTGAGCCGCCGCAGCTCGGAAACCACCTCGGTGGCCTCCGCGTACGACACCCGGGGCCCCGACTTACCCAGCGCCCCCGCGGTCGCGGCGGCCAGATCCCAGTCCACGAACTGCGCCATGGACCCACCGTACCCGCGTCGGAACACCCCGGCCGCCGACGATCAGGCGCATACCGCCCGCAACCGCCACCAACCGGCCGCGAGGGCGGCGGTCAGCGGCAGCCGCAGCCGGCGAGGGCGGAGGCGATGCGGTCGAGGGCCTGGCGCGTCTCGTCCGTGGTGCCGGCGGGGGCCTGGTCGGTGAGCACGGCGAAGCTGAGCAGCCGGCCGTCCCTGGTGGTGACGAGCCCGGCGATGGCGTGGACGCCGGTCAGCGTCCCGGTCTTCGCCCGCACCACACCGGCCCCGGCCTTCGTCTCCGTCGCCTGGTACCGCCCGTCCAGGGTGCCGGACCAGGCGGCGACCGGCAGGCCGCCGAAGACGGCGGCCAACTCCGGGTGGCTGCCGTTGCCGGCCAGCGCGATCAGGTCGGTCAGCAGGGACGGGCTGATCCGGTTGTTCCGGGACAGCCCGCTGGCGTCGGAGAGGCTGATCTCGTCG is part of the Micromonospora olivasterospora genome and encodes:
- a CDS encoding gamma-glutamyltransferase, which produces MPPRRRHGGVAGAGTPPRRRHRGVRAGAGSPPGVPRGRHGGWRTPDSRSTPRTARWPRATPWPPRPAWPRSRYHTIIPGFLTRDGEPVGPFGVMGGHMQPQGHVQLVSATLDGGLDPQAALAAPRWFWHAGRSLLVEPELAAEPGLVAGLRARGHEVTVADEPSVFGYGQAVWRSPAGGYVAGTEPRVDGAAVGC
- a CDS encoding zinc-dependent metalloprotease, coding for MAQFVDWDLAAATAGALGKSGPRVSYAEATEVVSELRRLTDEAAGHVADYTGLRSQVAHPPVRVVDRRDWAAANIAGLREVIGPLVSRLSGDKRPGPLTEAIGSRLTGAQAGTVLAYLSGRVLGQYEVFSGDPGQLLLVAPNIVEVERKLEADPRDFRLWVCLHEVTHRTQFTAVPWVRAYFLGEVQAFVDASQGGEHLLERLRRGVGTLSDAIRDPESRTSVLDLVQTPAQRAVLDRLTALMTLLEGHAEFVMDGVGPQVIPSVERIRAAFNRRREAGNPLEKAVRRLLGIEVKMRQYAEGRKFVHGVVERVGMDGFNKIFGSPLTLPRLEELGDPDAWVARVHGPTGATPTVG
- the ftsH gene encoding ATP-dependent zinc metalloprotease FtsH, producing MERTRFFRRPVVWIILVILGAVVLSQLFTAGPSYHRVDTSVALDQLHTAKIKKAVYQDKEQTLQLDLESKTKFDDTTTDRIEAQFPYQAGEQIWNEVLQAKAANRVTGPADTKVSSDSVWVSLLVNLLPIALLVLLLLFFMSQMQGGGSRVLNFGKSKAKMITKDTPKTTFADVAGADEAVEELQEIKDFLQNPAKYQALGAKIPKGVLLFGPPGTGKTLLARAVAGEAGVPFYSISGSDFVEMFVGVGASRVRDLFEQAKSNAPAIVFVDEIDAVGRHRGAGMGGGHDEREQTLNQLLVEMDGFDTKGGVILIAATNRPDILDPALLRPGRFDRQIPVDAPDMEGRKAILRVHAKGKPFTPDVDLDSVARRTPGFSGADLANVINEAALLTARKDQRAITNDSLEESIDRVIAGPQRRTRVMSDQEKKITAYHEGGHALVAWALPHAAPVHKVTILSRGRSLGHTLVLPTEDKYTQTRAEMVDTLAYALGGRAAEELVFHEPTTGAGNDIEKATQLARAMITQYGMSSKLGAIKYGTSGDEPFLGRNMGHERDYSDAVAAEIDAEMRALIELAHDEAWEILVEYRDVLDNIVLELIEKETLSTADMARICGRVVKRPPMAPYNGFGKRQPSTEPPVLTPAEKDALKAQAQADGASVSGGSPNNSDGTH
- the tilS gene encoding tRNA lysidine(34) synthetase TilS: MAALAPPVAALRAAVRRALTGLTGDGPVLVACSGGADSLALAAATAFVAPRLGRRAGLVTVDHGLQAGSDRRAADVAAWAAATGFAPVEAVRVEVAGRPGGPEAAARQARYQALAEAARRHGAAALLTGHTRDDQAETVLLALARGAGPRGLAGMPPRRDLAGVPLLRPLLDVGREQTRKACAALGLTPWEDPHNTDPSYARARVRAEALPALVRALGPGVVDNLARTARLVAADAAALDDLAAAALAGDAAPVPPSDALGNLAALAGDEVIDGSGGDGGRDAVPVPPSDALGRLVRPASAPLAGSGLPAGVRAHGGGLSVVALAGLAPAVRSRVLHAWARELGASPAALSHRHVVALDALVTDWRGQGAAHLPGGIQVARRAGRLVADDGR
- the hpt gene encoding hypoxanthine phosphoribosyltransferase, which encodes MADGSWYDADIDHVIISEAQIREKTAELAKQISADYAHVEDGLLLVCVLKGAVMFMADFARALGRQGPPAELEFMAVSSYGQGTTSSGVVRILKDLDRDIAGRHVVVVEDIVDSGLTLSWLLRYLESRSAASVEVVALFRKPDAVKVQVPVKYVGFDIPTEFVVGYGLDFGERYRELPYVGVLKPEVYARA
- a CDS encoding GlxA family transcriptional regulator is translated as MLRSVAVLALDQVAAFELGVLAEVFGTDRTADGFPGYRFDVCTVDGGPVRTNSGFHLTPHSDLGPIEDADLVAVPAHGSNDAATPPPVLDALRRAAARGAYVMSVCSGAFVLGEAGLLDDRECTTHWRHVDELQRRTPRARVCCNSLYVADGRLLTSAGTAAGIDACLHLVRQEHGSATATRLARRMVVPPHRDGGQSQYVEAPIPKAPEAPTLEPVLAWLMGRLDRPVTVDELAARAGMSPRTFARRFRAETGTTPHDWLTNQRVLLARRLLEETGLSVESVAGRAGFGDAAALRHHFTRRVGTTPNAYRTTFRDRVGAH